In Janibacter sp. CX7, a single genomic region encodes these proteins:
- a CDS encoding GlsB/YeaQ/YmgE family stress response membrane protein yields the protein MWTIIVTVIVGAIIGALARLVLPGKQSISTLVTVILGVLGALIGSYLINGTKTDFSFLAVIVGVVVAAVLIVLYGMIAGRKQV from the coding sequence GTGTGGACCATCATCGTCACCGTCATCGTCGGCGCCATCATCGGCGCGCTCGCTCGTCTGGTCCTGCCGGGCAAGCAGAGCATCTCGACGCTCGTCACCGTCATCCTCGGTGTCCTGGGCGCGCTGATCGGCTCCTACCTGATCAACGGCACGAAGACGGACTTCAGCTTCCTCGCCGTCATCGTCGGTGTCGTCGTCGCCGCCGTCCTGATCGTCCTCTACGGGATGATCGCCGGCCGCAAGCAGGTCTGA
- a CDS encoding TetR/AcrR family transcriptional regulator: MSSHATGTRVQRMPRAQRRAQLLGAALTVFVSKGYHAAAMEDIADEAGVSKPVLYQHFPGKLDLYLALLDDQCDHLESLVLEALNSSDDHEERVYATVRAYFDFVADEGGAFRLIYESDLTNEPQVRHRIDALEAQLGEAMTQRITEDTPLPKELAEMLGLAMSGAAQVMARTWLAHGAHFTKDVAAQAAGHLAWRGLGSFPVNRMGTTDDPGTAAVGSE, from the coding sequence ATGAGCTCCCACGCGACCGGTACCCGCGTCCAGCGGATGCCCCGTGCCCAGCGGCGGGCGCAGCTGCTCGGCGCCGCCCTGACCGTCTTCGTCTCGAAGGGCTACCACGCCGCCGCGATGGAGGACATCGCCGACGAGGCGGGCGTCTCCAAGCCCGTTCTCTACCAGCACTTCCCGGGCAAGCTCGACCTCTACCTCGCCCTCCTCGACGACCAGTGCGACCACCTCGAGTCACTCGTGCTCGAGGCGCTCAACTCGAGCGACGACCACGAGGAGCGGGTCTACGCGACCGTCCGCGCCTACTTCGACTTCGTCGCCGACGAGGGCGGCGCCTTCCGCCTGATCTACGAGTCGGACCTGACCAACGAGCCGCAGGTGCGTCACCGGATCGACGCCCTCGAGGCGCAGCTCGGCGAGGCGATGACCCAGCGGATCACCGAGGACACCCCGCTGCCCAAGGAGCTGGCCGAGATGCTCGGTCTGGCGATGTCCGGTGCCGCGCAGGTCATGGCGCGCACCTGGCTCGCGCACGGCGCCCACTTCACCAAGGACGTCGCCGCGCAGGCCGCCGGCCACCTCGCCTGGCGCGGTCTCGGCTCCTTCCCCGTCAACCGCATGGGCACCACCGACGACCCCGGCACCGCCGCTGTCGGGAGTGAGTGA
- a CDS encoding DUF3107 domain-containing protein, translating to MEVKIGIQNVAREIVIEATGAEAEIEAAVRTALDGGALVLTDDKGRRVMVPAGALGYVEVGEPSRGRVGFGA from the coding sequence GTGGAGGTCAAGATCGGGATCCAGAACGTCGCCCGCGAGATCGTCATCGAGGCGACCGGCGCCGAGGCGGAGATCGAGGCCGCCGTGCGCACCGCACTCGACGGCGGAGCGCTCGTGCTCACCGACGACAAGGGCCGTCGCGTCATGGTCCCGGCCGGCGCCCTCGGCTACGTCGAGGTCGGCGAGCCCAGCCGCGGACGGGTCGGTTTCGGCGCCTGA
- a CDS encoding ATP-dependent DNA helicase: MAEDLTSVHLRRPTTKGEDAPLRLDEDQARAVASRADLVRVLGGPGTGKTTVAVAAVLDRVRQGECRPDEVLLVAATRLGAAEARDAVTAGLTGATTEPMARTMQSLGFAVLRQQAVLLGQPAPRLLSGADQDLVLGELLAGHRESGRGPAWPDDLAEALTTRGFREELRDLLMRAIEHGVSPDDLATLGREHGRPEWVAAAQVAREYDEVTALSRPGAFDPAWVLAAAAELLEDDPEARERVRSGMRVVVVDDAHELTAPAARLLRVLTGAGVDLVLVGDPDATVQGFRGADPHHLVDVWPGRTEETHVLGRGHRLPQAVHEAAARVTPKIAALGGGRQREAAPAAGGGIVEAHVLHSGAQEAAFVAHELRAAHLLHGVPWHRLAVVVRGSSRQATLRRVLVARGVPVQGDAHRVPVRDEPAARPLLQLLASAVDLARGRVEALDAADVLDLLTSPVIAADTVAVRRLRRVLRHEELLAGGKRTSDELLGELVLDTERLAHLGEDVAPLHRLAVALAAGRAAAVTSETGWAPGVSAESVLWALWQALGVADTWRAAALAGGATGARHDRALDAVVALFDAAAAHQDALPASGPDAFLDAVAGQAVAADSLAARSPDADAVALVTPQTAAGHEWHTVVVAGVQEGVWPDLRLRGSLLGSERLVDVVTGRDRTGAGAATAVRHDETRLFHVAITRASERVIVTAVAAEDEQPSVYLDLVDPLPDDGSRREPTQVPAPLDLTGLVAVLRQRLASPDPGEVARAVARLAHLADAGVPGASPSTWWALRDLSDTRSVRGPQDPVRVSPSKVAQFADCSLRWLLQSSGGDGPSSVSQEVGTLIHDIAHELGDAGEEAFLAELERRWPELGMAPGWVTDQKLERARSMAHWLADYHRRAESEGWRPVATEVGFRVELGRAVLAGSVDRLEADADGRLRVIDYKTGASAPTAAELAEHPQLGSYQVAIAESGFVGHGSEGAGAALVHLGRARTSRNAVQEQQPIASSDEPRHFHDLITDTAEGMAAATFVAQPEDNRCRICPVRSSCPAHEEGGRLR; the protein is encoded by the coding sequence GTGGCTGAGGACCTGACGAGCGTGCACCTGCGGCGGCCGACGACGAAGGGGGAGGACGCCCCCCTTCGTCTCGACGAGGACCAGGCGCGGGCCGTCGCCTCCCGCGCCGACCTCGTGCGGGTCCTCGGTGGTCCCGGCACGGGCAAGACGACGGTCGCCGTCGCCGCCGTCCTCGACCGGGTGCGGCAGGGGGAGTGCCGGCCCGACGAGGTGCTCCTCGTCGCCGCGACCCGCCTCGGCGCCGCCGAGGCGCGCGACGCCGTCACCGCCGGTCTCACGGGCGCGACGACCGAGCCGATGGCCCGCACGATGCAGTCCCTGGGCTTCGCCGTGCTGCGGCAGCAGGCGGTCCTGCTCGGCCAGCCGGCTCCGCGGCTGCTCTCCGGTGCGGACCAGGACCTCGTGCTCGGCGAGCTGCTCGCCGGCCATCGCGAGTCGGGCCGCGGACCGGCCTGGCCCGACGACCTCGCCGAGGCGCTGACGACCCGCGGGTTCCGCGAGGAGCTGCGCGACCTGCTCATGCGGGCCATCGAGCACGGGGTCTCGCCCGACGACCTCGCGACCCTCGGACGCGAGCACGGTCGCCCCGAGTGGGTCGCCGCCGCCCAGGTCGCCCGTGAGTACGACGAGGTGACGGCACTGTCGCGGCCGGGGGCCTTCGACCCCGCCTGGGTCCTCGCGGCCGCGGCCGAGCTGCTCGAGGACGACCCCGAGGCGCGCGAGCGGGTGCGCTCGGGGATGCGGGTCGTCGTCGTCGACGACGCCCACGAGCTCACCGCTCCCGCCGCGCGGCTGCTGCGGGTGCTCACCGGGGCGGGCGTCGACCTCGTCCTCGTCGGCGATCCCGACGCCACGGTCCAGGGATTCCGCGGGGCGGACCCGCACCACCTCGTCGACGTCTGGCCCGGGCGCACTGAGGAGACGCACGTCCTCGGTCGCGGGCACCGGCTGCCGCAGGCGGTGCACGAGGCGGCCGCGCGGGTGACCCCCAAGATCGCGGCGCTCGGCGGTGGCCGGCAGCGCGAGGCGGCGCCCGCGGCCGGCGGCGGGATCGTCGAGGCGCACGTGCTGCACTCCGGGGCCCAGGAGGCGGCCTTCGTCGCCCACGAGCTGCGGGCCGCGCACCTGCTCCACGGGGTGCCGTGGCACCGGCTCGCCGTCGTCGTGCGCGGCTCCTCACGGCAGGCGACGCTGCGCCGGGTCCTCGTTGCTCGCGGCGTGCCCGTGCAGGGCGATGCCCACCGGGTGCCGGTGCGCGACGAGCCGGCGGCACGGCCGCTGCTCCAGCTGCTCGCGTCCGCGGTCGACCTCGCCCGCGGACGGGTCGAGGCGCTCGACGCGGCCGACGTGCTCGACCTGCTCACCTCGCCGGTCATCGCCGCCGACACCGTCGCCGTGCGCCGGCTGCGCCGGGTGCTGCGCCACGAGGAGCTGCTCGCCGGTGGCAAGCGCACGAGCGACGAGCTGCTCGGCGAGCTCGTCCTCGACACCGAGCGGCTAGCCCACCTCGGCGAGGACGTCGCCCCGCTGCACCGGCTCGCCGTGGCCCTCGCCGCGGGGCGGGCGGCCGCCGTCACGAGCGAGACGGGGTGGGCGCCCGGGGTCTCCGCCGAGTCGGTGCTCTGGGCGCTCTGGCAGGCCCTCGGCGTCGCCGACACCTGGCGCGCTGCGGCGCTCGCCGGCGGCGCCACGGGCGCCCGTCACGACCGGGCGCTCGATGCCGTCGTCGCGCTCTTCGACGCCGCCGCGGCGCACCAGGATGCGCTGCCGGCCTCGGGCCCCGACGCCTTCCTCGACGCGGTCGCCGGCCAGGCCGTCGCCGCCGATTCCCTCGCCGCCCGCAGCCCCGACGCCGATGCGGTCGCCCTCGTCACCCCGCAGACGGCGGCCGGCCACGAGTGGCACACGGTCGTCGTCGCCGGAGTGCAGGAGGGCGTGTGGCCCGACCTGCGGCTGCGCGGATCCCTCCTGGGCTCCGAGCGCCTCGTCGACGTCGTCACCGGTCGCGACCGCACCGGGGCGGGGGCGGCGACCGCGGTCCGGCACGACGAGACCCGCCTCTTCCACGTCGCGATCACCCGCGCGAGCGAGCGGGTGATCGTCACCGCAGTGGCCGCCGAGGACGAGCAGCCGTCGGTCTACCTCGACCTCGTCGACCCGCTGCCCGACGACGGCAGCCGACGGGAGCCGACCCAGGTGCCCGCGCCGCTCGACCTCACCGGCCTCGTCGCCGTGCTCCGGCAGCGACTCGCGAGCCCCGACCCGGGCGAGGTGGCCCGCGCGGTGGCCCGGCTGGCGCACCTCGCCGACGCCGGGGTGCCGGGCGCCTCGCCGTCGACGTGGTGGGCGCTGCGCGACCTCAGCGACACCCGGTCCGTGCGGGGTCCGCAGGACCCGGTGAGGGTCAGCCCGTCGAAGGTCGCGCAGTTCGCCGACTGCTCGCTGCGCTGGCTGCTGCAGTCCTCGGGCGGCGACGGGCCGAGCAGCGTCTCGCAGGAGGTCGGCACCCTCATCCACGACATCGCGCACGAGCTCGGCGACGCGGGTGAGGAGGCCTTCCTCGCCGAGCTCGAGCGGCGCTGGCCGGAGCTCGGCATGGCGCCCGGGTGGGTGACCGACCAGAAGCTCGAGCGCGCGCGCAGCATGGCACACTGGCTGGCCGACTACCACCGGCGTGCCGAGAGCGAGGGGTGGCGCCCGGTCGCCACCGAGGTCGGCTTCCGCGTCGAACTCGGTCGGGCGGTGCTCGCCGGCAGCGTCGACCGGCTCGAGGCCGACGCCGACGGCCGGCTGCGGGTCATCGACTACAAGACCGGCGCCTCGGCACCGACGGCCGCCGAGCTCGCCGAGCACCCCCAGCTCGGGTCCTACCAGGTGGCCATCGCCGAGAGCGGCTTTGTCGGGCACGGCAGCGAGGGTGCCGGGGCCGCGCTCGTCCACCTCGGCCGGGCCCGCACCTCGCGCAATGCCGTGCAGGAGCAGCAGCCGATCGCGAGCAGCGACGAGCCGCGCCACTTCCACGACCTGATCACCGACACCGCCGAGGGGATGGCGGCGGCGACCTTCGTCGCCCAGCCCGAGGACAACCGCTGCCGGATCTGCCCGGTGCGCTCGTCCTGCCCCGCCCACGAGGAAGGAGGGCGGCTGCGATGA